One genomic window of Mucilaginibacter sp. SJ includes the following:
- a CDS encoding KpsF/GutQ family sugar-phosphate isomerase, with product MKDIAKRVFDIEIESLQQVAGSIDDEFAKVVDAILKSTGKVVVIGIGKSGLIGKKIAATLASTGTPSFFLHPGEAFHGDLGMVGPNDIVLLISYSGETDEVLKLIPYLKWNKNVMIGITGNPVSTVAKNCSYHLNIKVEREACPLELAPTSSTTAALVMGDALAIALMESRNFQQHDFARFHPGGSLGRKLLVKVKDLMRTDKLPFINEEASFMDLLLRMSEGRLGMVIVGDASRIKGVVTDGDLRRALLKHPDTSTLTIAEIMTVNPVIIDEHEFVGYAEQLMLEKKITTLLVGSAQNRSITGVYQIYTA from the coding sequence ATGAAAGATATTGCAAAAAGGGTTTTTGATATTGAAATAGAATCGCTGCAGCAAGTAGCCGGCTCAATTGATGATGAGTTTGCAAAGGTTGTTGATGCCATACTAAAATCAACAGGAAAGGTGGTTGTTATTGGCATTGGCAAATCGGGGCTGATAGGGAAAAAGATAGCCGCCACATTGGCCAGTACAGGTACGCCGAGCTTTTTTTTACATCCGGGAGAGGCTTTTCACGGCGATTTAGGCATGGTAGGCCCTAATGATATTGTTTTGTTGATATCCTATTCGGGCGAAACCGACGAAGTGCTGAAACTTATTCCTTATTTAAAATGGAATAAGAATGTGATGATCGGTATAACGGGTAACCCGGTTTCAACCGTTGCCAAAAATTGCAGTTATCACCTTAATATAAAAGTTGAACGGGAGGCTTGCCCGCTCGAGCTGGCGCCAACCTCATCAACTACCGCGGCGTTGGTTATGGGTGATGCCCTTGCTATAGCATTAATGGAGTCGCGAAACTTTCAGCAGCATGATTTTGCACGTTTTCATCCGGGAGGTAGCCTTGGGCGCAAACTGCTGGTAAAAGTTAAAGACCTCATGCGTACTGATAAGCTTCCTTTTATCAATGAAGAGGCTTCATTTATGGATCTGTTACTGCGCATGTCTGAAGGCAGGTTAGGTATGGTTATAGTAGGCGATGCGTCCCGGATTAAGGGGGTGGTTACAGATGGCGACCTTCGCCGGGCTTTGCTTAAACACCCGGATACCTCAACGTTAACTATCGCCGAAATCATGACCGTTAACCCGGTTATTATTGATGAGCATGAATTTGTAGGCTATGCCGAGCAGTTAATGCTTGAGAAAAAGATCACTACCTTACTGGTAGGTTCTGCACAAAACCGATCAATAACAGGTGTTTACCAGATATATACGGCCTGA
- the kdsA gene encoding 3-deoxy-8-phosphooctulonate synthase: MLFEQISQKPFFILGPCVMESQELLYTVAEKVAEAGQKYNVPVIFKSSFDKANRTSIHSYRGPGLEKGMEMLMNVKQRFGLPVTTDIHEPFQAAIVAEVADILQIPAFLCRQTDLLVAAAETGKIVNVKKAQFLSGHDMFYPAQKVIEAGNNQVILTERGNMYGYNNLAVDFRNIYDMKAFGHPVCMDCTHSVQRPGGAGGKTGGDRTFVPMMALAAKAFGADGYFLETHPDPDNALSDGPNMVKLHELDKVLAPLVG, translated from the coding sequence ATGCTGTTTGAACAAATAAGCCAAAAGCCGTTCTTTATTCTTGGTCCCTGTGTAATGGAAAGCCAGGAGTTATTATATACCGTTGCCGAAAAAGTAGCCGAAGCCGGGCAGAAATACAATGTGCCGGTGATCTTTAAATCGTCATTTGATAAAGCCAACCGCACATCTATTCATTCATACCGCGGCCCTGGATTAGAGAAAGGCATGGAAATGCTGATGAATGTCAAGCAGCGTTTTGGTTTACCGGTTACTACAGATATCCATGAGCCATTCCAGGCAGCTATTGTAGCCGAGGTTGCCGATATATTGCAGATCCCCGCTTTTTTATGCCGTCAAACAGACCTGTTGGTTGCGGCTGCCGAAACCGGTAAAATTGTCAACGTAAAAAAAGCCCAGTTCCTTTCGGGCCATGATATGTTTTATCCGGCTCAAAAAGTTATTGAAGCCGGCAATAACCAGGTGATATTAACCGAGAGGGGCAATATGTATGGTTATAATAATTTAGCTGTCGATTTCCGGAATATTTACGATATGAAAGCTTTTGGCCACCCGGTTTGTATGGATTGTACCCATTCGGTTCAGCGCCCTGGCGGAGCGGGAGGAAAAACCGGCGGCGACCGTACTTTTGTGCCCATGATGGCGCTGGCAGCAAAGGCTTTTGGAGCCGATGGCTATTTTTTAGAAACACATCCCGATCCTGATAATGCCTTGAGCGATGGCCCTAACATGGTTAAGCTGCACGAACTGGATAAGGTTTTAGCGCCATTAGTAGGATAA
- a CDS encoding ArsR/SmtB family transcription factor, translating to MRRDVFQAIADPTRRDIINLIAFKPMNLNAIADNFDVSRPAISQHIKILTECGLIAIKKQGRERYCEPRLKQLDEVAQWVERYRKVWEEKFDTLDSLLEELKNNDKPLK from the coding sequence ATGAGACGAGATGTTTTCCAGGCCATTGCCGATCCAACCCGCAGGGATATCATTAACCTGATAGCCTTTAAACCCATGAACCTGAATGCCATAGCGGATAACTTTGATGTAAGCCGCCCCGCTATATCCCAGCATATAAAAATCCTGACCGAATGCGGTCTTATCGCTATTAAAAAACAAGGCCGTGAACGGTATTGCGAACCCCGGCTGAAACAGCTTGATGAGGTAGCTCAATGGGTAGAGCGATACCGGAAGGTTTGGGAAGAAAAATTTGACACACTCGATAGCCTGCTTGAAGAATTAAAAAACAATGATAAACCTTTAAAATAA
- a CDS encoding VOC family protein, producing MTKQFWINLPVKNVNVSREFFSKLGFRFNSQFGNGPNSAAMQVGEKDVTVMLFDESTFKGFVENCGLADTAKGVEVLLSIDAESKEEVDELAQKAIEAGGKSNHKPREMDGWMYGCLFTDPDGHSWNVLHMDMSKMPGR from the coding sequence ATGACGAAGCAATTCTGGATCAATCTGCCTGTAAAAAATGTTAATGTATCAAGGGAGTTTTTCAGCAAACTCGGCTTCCGGTTTAACTCGCAATTTGGCAACGGCCCAAATTCTGCGGCCATGCAGGTTGGCGAAAAGGATGTTACCGTAATGCTTTTTGACGAAAGTACCTTTAAAGGCTTTGTTGAAAACTGCGGTCTTGCGGATACGGCAAAGGGAGTTGAAGTTCTGCTGTCTATCGACGCGGAAAGCAAGGAAGAAGTTGATGAACTGGCTCAAAAGGCTATCGAAGCCGGTGGCAAAAGCAATCACAAGCCCCGGGAAATGGATGGCTGGATGTACGGCTGCCTGTTTACCGACCCTGATGGCCATAGCTGGAATGTGTTGCACATGGATATGAGCAAAATGCCGGGGAGATAA
- a CDS encoding VOC family protein, which translates to MATFKATQKVTPFLWFNGNLEEALKFYTSVFKNSESEVSSLTDPGNGRKMLVGTFRIEDQQFLALDGGPMFNFSPATSFYINCKTQEEIDYLWEALPADGGKTSQCGWLDDKFGVTWQIVPEVMSELLYNNENPEKAKKVMAAMMKMTKMDIKLLQEANDND; encoded by the coding sequence ATGGCAACATTTAAAGCAACCCAGAAAGTAACCCCTTTTTTATGGTTTAACGGCAACCTTGAAGAAGCATTGAAATTTTATACCTCGGTATTTAAAAACTCCGAAAGCGAAGTAAGCTCACTCACCGATCCCGGCAATGGCCGTAAAATGTTAGTTGGAACATTTCGTATCGAAGACCAGCAGTTTTTAGCGCTGGATGGAGGACCGATGTTCAACTTTTCGCCTGCTACATCATTTTACATCAACTGCAAAACACAGGAAGAAATTGATTACCTGTGGGAAGCCTTACCTGCCGATGGCGGTAAAACCAGTCAGTGCGGCTGGCTTGATGATAAATTCGGTGTTACCTGGCAAATTGTTCCTGAAGTTATGAGCGAGTTACTTTATAATAACGAAAATCCTGAAAAAGCCAAAAAAGTTATGGCTGCCATGATGAAGATGACCAAAATGGACATCAAGCTTTTGCAGGAAGCTAACGATAACGATTAA
- a CDS encoding SRPBCC family protein, with amino-acid sequence MITTKNQTEIKAEPGKQELFITREFEAPRELVFRAFTDPELIVRWLGPRELKMRIDQFDCRSGGAYRYIHTDPAGNDYGFHGVIHDVTAPERIIQTFEFEGLPESGHVTLETTRFEALPGNRTKVTVQSVFQSVTDRDGMLQSGMERGVNDSHWRLDELFEAGEIK; translated from the coding sequence ATGATCACCACAAAAAATCAAACAGAAATTAAGGCCGAACCCGGCAAGCAGGAGCTTTTTATAACCCGCGAATTTGAAGCACCGCGTGAGCTGGTTTTCAGAGCTTTTACCGATCCTGAGCTTATTGTTAGATGGCTGGGCCCACGCGAACTTAAAATGCGCATAGATCAATTTGACTGCCGTAGCGGAGGCGCTTACCGCTACATTCATACCGACCCTGCCGGTAATGATTATGGCTTTCATGGTGTTATCCATGATGTAACCGCGCCTGAACGTATCATCCAAACATTTGAGTTTGAAGGATTGCCCGAAAGTGGTCATGTAACGCTTGAAACCACCAGGTTTGAAGCACTACCAGGGAACCGTACAAAAGTGACTGTACAATCTGTTTTCCAATCGGTGACCGATCGTGACGGCATGCTGCAATCGGGCATGGAACGCGGGGTAAATGATTCACACTGGCGTTTGGATGAGCTTTTTGAAGCAGGAGAAATAAAATAG
- a CDS encoding cysteine-rich CWC family protein produces the protein MANHENKHCPRCGVPFECKVGSILLCQCQGISFTDQERDYIRLTYPDCLCRKCLMVMKHEISSTAA, from the coding sequence ATGGCAAATCACGAAAATAAACACTGCCCACGATGTGGTGTTCCTTTTGAATGCAAAGTAGGCAGCATCCTGTTGTGTCAGTGCCAGGGCATCAGCTTTACCGACCAGGAGCGCGATTATATCCGCTTAACCTACCCGGATTGCCTTTGCCGCAAATGCCTGATGGTTATGAAGCATGAGATCAGTTCAACCGCAGCTTAG
- the metE gene encoding 5-methyltetrahydropteroyltriglutamate--homocysteine S-methyltransferase, with amino-acid sequence MLTQNLGYPRIGSRRELKKVCENYWAGKTGLKNVLTVGKYIREENWLLQKEAGIDVIPSNDFSFYDQVLDHSLMFGAIPKRYHEVISQKGNTELDLYFAMARGYQKDGLDVVAMEMTKWFDTNYHYIVPEFYKDQQFKLFSTKVIDEFYEAKQLGIVSKPVFLGPVSYLLLGKEKEAGFDRIDLIKNLLPVYFDILNKLKALGAEWVQFDEPFLALDLSEKQQEVFKDTYKQLRKEFPFLKIVLATYFERLGDNTQLAATLPVDVLHIDLVRAPQQLNEVIEHLPQKTILSLGVVDGRNIWKNDFVNSLGIIKNAKDKLGADRVWIAPSCSLIHSPCDLQNETNDEVLTPEIKQWLAFARQKINEVVLLSKLSEDVVSDSSLHQLAKNRQANEARRTSALIHNPAVKQRVSAITENDAKRISAFPARKEQQQQLLDLPLFATTTIGSFPQTAEVRSWRAQLKKGAITLGEYNKLIATETEKAIKWQEEIGLDVLVHGEFERNDMVEYFGEQLAGFTFTQNGWVQSYGSRCVKPPVIYGDVSRPQPMTVKWSAYAQSLTSKWMKGMLTGPITILQWSFVRNDQPRSETCRQIALAIRDEVCDLESAGIKVIQIDEPAIREGLPLRRNDRANYLDWAVKAFRISASGVQDSTQIHTHMCYSEFNDIIKSIADMDADVITIETSRSQMELLDVFADFKYPNEIGPGVYDIHSPRVPNRVEMIGLLKRAQAVIPDAQLWVNPDCGLKTRGWDETQKALTEMVEAAKAVRENIISNVTA; translated from the coding sequence ATGCTAACGCAAAATTTAGGCTACCCGCGTATTGGTAGCCGGCGCGAATTAAAAAAAGTCTGCGAAAACTACTGGGCAGGCAAAACGGGTTTAAAAAATGTGCTTACCGTGGGTAAATACATCAGGGAAGAAAATTGGCTGCTGCAAAAGGAAGCCGGGATTGACGTGATCCCATCAAATGATTTTTCATTTTATGACCAGGTGCTTGATCATTCACTGATGTTTGGCGCTATTCCTAAACGCTATCATGAAGTGATCAGTCAAAAAGGCAATACCGAGCTCGATCTGTATTTTGCTATGGCGCGCGGTTATCAAAAAGATGGATTGGATGTGGTTGCTATGGAAATGACCAAATGGTTTGATACCAATTACCATTACATCGTACCCGAGTTTTATAAAGACCAGCAGTTTAAACTTTTCTCCACCAAAGTTATCGATGAGTTTTATGAGGCTAAACAGTTGGGTATCGTTAGCAAGCCGGTATTTCTTGGCCCTGTATCGTACCTGTTGTTAGGTAAGGAGAAAGAGGCTGGTTTCGATAGGATAGACCTGATCAAAAATCTGCTGCCTGTTTATTTTGATATCCTGAATAAGCTTAAAGCTTTGGGTGCCGAATGGGTCCAGTTTGATGAACCGTTTTTAGCGCTTGATTTAAGCGAAAAACAACAGGAGGTATTTAAAGATACCTATAAGCAATTGAGGAAAGAATTTCCTTTCCTGAAGATAGTTTTGGCAACTTATTTTGAACGCCTGGGCGATAACACTCAATTAGCGGCAACTTTACCTGTTGACGTTTTACATATCGATTTGGTTCGGGCGCCCCAGCAATTGAATGAAGTGATTGAGCATCTGCCCCAAAAAACTATCCTTTCTTTAGGTGTTGTTGACGGGCGCAACATCTGGAAAAATGACTTTGTTAATTCCCTTGGCATTATAAAGAATGCGAAGGATAAGTTAGGTGCCGACCGCGTTTGGATAGCTCCATCGTGCTCATTGATCCATTCGCCATGCGATTTGCAAAATGAAACCAACGACGAAGTGCTTACTCCCGAAATTAAGCAGTGGCTGGCTTTTGCGCGGCAGAAAATAAACGAAGTGGTATTGCTCAGTAAATTATCGGAAGATGTTGTTAGCGATAGCAGCCTGCATCAGCTGGCAAAAAACCGGCAGGCAAACGAGGCCCGCCGAACATCTGCACTGATCCATAACCCGGCAGTTAAACAACGGGTAAGCGCCATTACCGAAAATGATGCAAAGCGTATAAGTGCTTTTCCTGCACGGAAAGAACAGCAGCAGCAACTGCTCGACCTGCCGCTTTTTGCTACCACAACAATTGGTTCGTTCCCGCAAACAGCCGAAGTACGAAGCTGGCGGGCCCAATTAAAAAAAGGTGCGATAACGCTGGGGGAGTATAATAAACTGATAGCTACCGAAACTGAAAAAGCTATAAAATGGCAGGAGGAAATAGGGTTGGATGTGCTGGTACATGGCGAGTTTGAACGCAATGATATGGTTGAGTACTTTGGCGAACAACTGGCCGGTTTTACCTTTACACAAAACGGTTGGGTGCAAAGCTATGGCAGCCGCTGTGTTAAGCCACCGGTTATTTATGGCGATGTATCAAGGCCACAGCCCATGACGGTAAAATGGTCGGCTTATGCGCAATCGTTAACCTCAAAATGGATGAAGGGCATGTTAACCGGCCCGATAACTATTTTGCAATGGTCGTTTGTGCGCAATGACCAGCCGCGCTCCGAAACCTGCAGGCAAATAGCTTTGGCCATTCGTGATGAAGTTTGTGACCTGGAAAGCGCCGGTATAAAAGTCATCCAGATAGATGAACCGGCCATTCGCGAAGGGTTACCGCTCCGCAGGAATGACAGGGCAAATTACCTCGACTGGGCAGTTAAAGCTTTCAGGATTTCGGCAAGCGGCGTTCAGGACAGTACACAGATTCACACGCATATGTGCTATTCGGAGTTTAATGACATCATTAAAAGCATAGCCGACATGGATGCCGATGTGATCACGATAGAAACATCGCGTTCGCAAATGGAGCTACTGGATGTTTTTGCCGATTTTAAGTATCCTAATGAAATTGGCCCCGGTGTATATGATATCCATTCGCCCCGTGTGCCCAACAGGGTGGAGATGATTGGTTTGCTTAAACGCGCCCAGGCGGTAATACCCGATGCCCAGCTTTGGGTAAATCCCGATTGTGGTTTAAAAACGCGGGGATGGGATGAAACCCAAAAAGCCTTAACAGAGATGGTTGAAGCCGCGAAAGCTGTCCGCGAAAATATTATCAGCAATGTAACTGCTTAA
- a CDS encoding MFS transporter: protein MKLIKEHHRGISTVLAFALIPLSGFATDIYIPSLPSMARELAVNNSAVQLSLIAFMISSGVSQLFVGSLLDSFGRYRIGTVSLLVFAFASFVIAICHNIELIYAMRILQGITVALIVVGKRAYFVDMYSGEQLKHYTSLFSIIWATAPIVAPFIGGYLEAAFGWESNFLFLGIATLSLLVLELVYGGESLKNYHPFKAKSILQVYLATIKTRDFSLGLILISLSYAMLVVYGMSSPFIIEHVFHLSPVVTGYCSLLSGVSLMVGGIISKTLIRKPLIKKVSIALALQLGFAALMVFTAGIKTNLFTLMAFTALVHLLSGFIFNNIFAYCLGRFSKNAGIASGVTGGSLYIITSFFSYGIVNIMAIKNQQLLGTAYLSFAILAVVTLMLFIKARASHQKQEEASVILTAEIAV, encoded by the coding sequence ATGAAACTTATAAAAGAACACCACAGGGGCATCAGCACAGTTTTAGCGTTCGCGCTGATCCCGCTTTCGGGTTTTGCAACTGATATTTATATACCTTCCCTGCCCTCCATGGCCAGGGAATTAGCTGTTAATAATTCGGCCGTTCAGCTTTCGCTCATCGCGTTTATGATCAGTTCGGGCGTTAGTCAATTGTTTGTTGGCAGCTTGCTCGATAGCTTTGGCCGGTACCGTATCGGTACTGTTTCCTTGCTGGTGTTTGCATTTGCAAGTTTTGTCATAGCTATCTGTCATAATATCGAGCTTATTTATGCCATGCGTATTTTGCAGGGCATCACGGTAGCGCTTATTGTGGTAGGGAAGAGGGCATACTTTGTAGATATGTACTCGGGCGAGCAGCTTAAACATTATACCAGCCTTTTTTCTATTATCTGGGCAACCGCGCCTATTGTAGCGCCTTTTATTGGAGGTTACCTTGAAGCAGCTTTTGGCTGGGAATCCAATTTCCTTTTCCTGGGGATAGCCACTCTTTCCCTACTTGTTTTAGAGCTGGTATACGGTGGTGAATCATTGAAAAATTATCACCCGTTTAAGGCTAAAAGTATTCTGCAGGTTTACCTGGCTACCATTAAAACCCGTGATTTTTCCCTGGGCCTCATCCTGATCTCCCTGAGCTATGCCATGCTGGTTGTGTATGGTATGAGCAGCCCTTTTATAATTGAGCATGTATTTCATTTGTCGCCTGTGGTAACCGGTTATTGTTCGCTGCTTTCGGGGGTATCATTGATGGTAGGCGGTATTATTTCAAAAACCCTCATCAGGAAACCGCTTATCAAAAAAGTATCTATAGCGCTTGCACTGCAATTAGGCTTTGCCGCTTTAATGGTGTTTACAGCAGGGATTAAAACAAATTTATTTACGCTAATGGCATTTACAGCATTGGTTCACCTGTTATCTGGCTTTATATTCAATAATATATTTGCCTACTGTTTAGGCAGGTTTTCAAAAAATGCGGGTATTGCAAGCGGCGTGACCGGCGGCTCACTTTATATTATCACTTCATTTTTTAGCTACGGCATTGTAAATATTATGGCTATCAAAAATCAGCAGTTATTAGGAACCGCTTATCTATCGTTTGCGATACTGGCTGTTGTTACGCTGATGCTTTTCATCAAAGCGAGGGCTTCGCACCAAAAACAAGAAGAAGCTTCCGTTATTTTAACTGCTGAGATAGCAGTATAA
- a CDS encoding TetR/AcrR family transcriptional regulator yields MSKGEQKRQFIIEQAAILFNERGIAGTSVDEVLEVANTSKGCFYGHFESKDELAQAAVDYLLGKLNDRRNNTVSKHKTAIAKINAALDNSKNPLKSYIEGGCPIVNFSTETDDTNPAIKKKLKDMVDTAITTYANIIQEGIDNGELSNAINPVEFATRMMLSIEGGNAICRVLNSTKPMQIMIKSLKTELASYALEKA; encoded by the coding sequence ATGAGCAAAGGCGAGCAAAAAAGGCAATTCATTATTGAGCAGGCAGCGATTTTATTTAATGAGAGGGGAATTGCCGGCACTTCTGTTGATGAGGTACTTGAAGTTGCCAATACCAGTAAGGGGTGTTTTTATGGCCATTTTGAAAGCAAAGACGAACTGGCACAAGCCGCTGTTGATTACCTTTTAGGAAAACTAAACGACAGAAGGAACAACACAGTAAGTAAACATAAAACTGCCATTGCCAAGATCAATGCCGCTTTAGACAACAGCAAAAATCCACTGAAAAGCTATATTGAAGGCGGCTGCCCGATAGTTAATTTTTCGACAGAGACGGATGACACTAACCCGGCCATCAAAAAAAAGCTAAAAGACATGGTTGATACCGCAATAACAACCTATGCCAATATTATTCAGGAAGGAATTGATAATGGGGAACTCTCAAACGCCATAAATCCCGTTGAATTTGCAACCCGTATGATGCTTTCGATAGAAGGAGGCAACGCGATCTGCAGGGTATTAAACAGCACAAAACCAATGCAGATCATGATCAAAAGCCTGAAAACCGAACTGGCATCATATGCCCTGGAAAAAGCATAA
- a CDS encoding TlpA family protein disulfide reductase — translation MKKIILFLLSFYFISRGVAQNPVQPLIIQGKLSNSAEKMLKIFFEDANGKLLMDTIRLNDSGEFYLKTYKIAKPQRTSIQQNNTQINRIYVAPGYDLHITGDAIDYVNLSKTKKITGIGAETNQYRVKLDSTLVARNDKTAWYELKTDELIQFLKKSKALEDSLLNVVFNTPAKQDHYFNTFKKMIDLDNQSLNFYMLLQHLDLNKYNAAQMRELISKNTPSAFSKGISHDEYLVSEDYKSWVLPLYYAYELRLDLLRDSASVKQPGYTLGKIKQLFTGKVRDYYLNRYVEKRIGSAKSLEQLNIAQKEMRVFIDAINNPALKNNIAGNFTEKKLQLMQVQIGKPAPAFTLPSDRGKVFNLADFKGKVIYIDLWASWCGPCRQEMPAYKKLSYKFKTNQQVAFVSIAVHDGEKEWRNALKEEKPDWLQLYDKDGTVAQSYIAYAIPKYILIDKEGKMLSFDAPGPGSAQAEQLINEAIAKQ, via the coding sequence ATGAAAAAAATAATCCTGTTCCTGCTTTCATTTTATTTTATCAGCAGGGGGGTAGCTCAAAACCCGGTTCAGCCACTTATTATCCAGGGAAAGCTCAGCAATTCGGCCGAAAAAATGTTGAAGATCTTTTTTGAAGATGCCAACGGTAAACTTCTTATGGATACAATCAGGCTTAATGATTCGGGTGAGTTTTATTTAAAAACATACAAAATAGCCAAGCCTCAACGCACCAGCATCCAGCAAAACAATACTCAAATCAACCGGATCTATGTGGCACCAGGCTATGATCTACACATAACCGGTGACGCTATTGATTATGTCAACCTGTCGAAAACTAAAAAGATAACTGGTATAGGTGCCGAAACCAATCAATACCGTGTAAAATTAGATTCAACCCTGGTAGCCCGGAACGACAAAACAGCGTGGTATGAACTCAAGACCGATGAGTTAATCCAATTCCTTAAAAAAAGCAAGGCTTTGGAAGATTCGTTACTAAATGTTGTGTTTAACACACCGGCAAAGCAGGATCATTATTTCAATACGTTTAAGAAAATGATTGATTTAGATAATCAAAGCTTAAATTTTTACATGCTGCTTCAGCATCTTGATTTGAATAAATACAATGCAGCGCAGATGCGCGAGCTGATATCAAAAAACACCCCTTCAGCATTTTCAAAAGGGATATCGCATGACGAATATTTAGTATCAGAAGATTATAAATCATGGGTTTTGCCACTTTATTATGCTTATGAACTGCGGCTGGATCTGCTGCGCGATTCTGCATCGGTAAAGCAGCCCGGGTACACACTCGGCAAAATTAAACAGCTTTTTACCGGTAAGGTTAGGGACTATTATCTGAACCGATACGTTGAAAAAAGAATTGGTAGTGCCAAATCTCTTGAACAGTTGAATATAGCCCAAAAGGAGATGCGCGTGTTCATTGACGCAATTAATAACCCGGCTTTAAAAAATAACATCGCCGGTAATTTTACCGAAAAAAAGTTACAGCTGATGCAGGTACAAATTGGGAAACCGGCCCCGGCTTTTACTTTGCCCAGCGACCGTGGCAAGGTTTTTAATTTGGCCGATTTTAAAGGGAAAGTTATCTATATTGATCTTTGGGCCAGCTGGTGCGGGCCGTGCCGTCAGGAGATGCCAGCATATAAAAAACTAAGCTATAAGTTTAAAACTAATCAGCAGGTTGCTTTTGTCAGTATTGCCGTACATGACGGAGAAAAGGAATGGCGGAATGCGCTCAAAGAAGAAAAGCCGGACTGGCTGCAGCTTTATGACAAAGATGGTACAGTTGCACAATCATACATAGCCTATGCAATTCCAAAATATATACTTATTGATAAAGAAGGCAAAATGCTCAGTTTTGACGCTCCCGGCCCGGGGAGTGCGCAGGCCGAACAATTAATCAATGAAGCTATCGCGAAGCAATAG